attttcaatattcACCTCACAAATATGATTATAAAATTAACCAATCAATGTATCACTATTTCTACTTTCCTTACTTCCCCTTAATTATCTTTGTTTCAATCCAATTTTCAAGTCTTGTCTTAGAATTATAGTTAGGGAAATGCTAACTAGTGCCCTTGAGacatttttaaatgattaaaatagtaaaaaaaaaaatgtgtGTATTCAATGCAATAAAAAttcattgaaaattgaaatattgacttttataaaagtattttttatttagtatCGTTTAAGAGTGCCGGACACTATCTAAACACATATTAGAAAGTAATCACGAGTAGAAATGCTCTCTCTTCTCTCTAGAATACCTCCTCCCAAACCTTTAGGGTTTGTTGGTGGCTGCCCCCCACCTTCATGGTGGCTCTCATCTACCATTTTTATGGTGGTATCTCCTCCCTCTATgaagggtaatccctctttcacCCAACCCCCCTCTCATATGTCCATCAAATCTACCCCCCTCATCGGATTTTCCCTCTTTACCCTACAAACCACCACTCAACCATCCTCCTCTCTGTTGAACCGACCGCCTCCTGAGCCACCACCACTACTAGAAGACGAAAATATCCTCAAGGTTGGTCTTAGCATCTCAAAGCCACCCCTCTCCTCGGTTTATGCTCTATTGGCTACGATTCGCGCACCCCCAAAGCCGCCGTGGTTTTACAACAGGTTGTATTATGTCCTTCTTTTAGATCTAGCTTTTTATGTCCTTGTGTTGTCTATTTTATGCTTTGGTCATTTGGATTTTAAGACTGCACTCATGGTGTTTGATAAAAAGCCTCAAAGGATTTTTGTGTTTTGGAGTAACACTATCTCTAGTCAATAACAAAGTTTTGAGCTTTCCATGAAAAGAGACAATTTTGAGAACAAAGGAAGTCGATATGCGCATACACAAGTCAAAGAAATCATCCTTAATTGGATTTGGAAAAAGACAATAGATTCTCATTCTTATTTGTCACTAATGGTGCTCTTACAAGAGTTGGTGATTTGATGATATGTTGTTGTTTCTGGTTTGGTTATATTCCTTTAGCTTTTGATAAATCTATGTGTAATGTCTTAGATACTTCTCAAATATGGATGGGGTTTGTCCTATACCATAAGTCTATTAGTGTTTGTAATGTCTCTTGGCTTTTCTCTTAATGAAAAAGTTTTTTCCATCAAAAAAAAAGAGTGCCGGACACTTATTAGCATGACTCTTatagttaaaataatttttaacttcatCATGTTGAAATCTTACCTAACATTCTCTTAAAAGTCAAACATCAGCTCACTGTTAGCAAATATCTTGTTCATTAAACACGTGCTATTggacttataaaaaaaaaagggacAATAAAATGTAATAATGGAAGCATGCTTCAATATTTTCCTGCTCAAACATTTcattaattaaaattgataattTCTACAACTTACTGTATTAGCTGATCCTATTAGGATATAAAATACTAGGCAATGTGACATGGTTACAAGCAAAACTGAGGATAAATGGCAATTCCAGATACAGAATCACAGGGACTGTTTGTTAATTTTTTGCAGCATTCACACAGTCAAGATAATAGGGACTGTTTGATCTTGATCAAGTGGTTCagaaaaataaatttgatttttccAAATTAACAATTTTAAATCAGAGCTGTTCAATTTTGATCCGACAGTCTGGCACACTTGAATGTGTGAATGTGTGTTTTTTTGACTGCAGGAGATTTGGGTCCGTCCAAACATAGATCTGGCCTCCGCTTGTAGCTCCTGCTAGCATCCCAACATTGTAAGGGTGTGCATCAAATCTACATGGAATTGCAGACATGTCTGGGGTCTCTAAAGTCTTTACTGTCGCCTTTTGAACTGTTGAGACGATGTCTGGGATCTCTAAAGTCTTTACTGTTGCCTTTTGAACTGTTGAGACGATGTCGACACCTCCGTCCATGTTCCCAATGAAGAGATGGGAATTGTCCCAGCCCCATATTGCTCTGCTACCACAAAATCAAGATCGTAAACCCAGTTAGAAtcaaacagtgaaacattaaatcaTAATTGAAATGTAAAAATCAGGTCCAAACTCAAAAGAGCCAAGGGACTAATCCAGCAAATGGCAAAAGAATTACATAACAACGAAACATTCAATAATTTCCCGAAACCGCACCTGAAAGTAGAAAGCCATCCTCCAGTCTGATTGAAATGATAAACAGAAGTCTTATACTCCAAATTCACTCCACTGTATATACGAACTGTGTTGGCAATGCTACATCAAGAGATAACATAAACCCAATCcaatcaaattcaaaatttggCGCAAACCCGAATCAATATAATATTAAGAATGGAATAAAGGTTTCGTACCTTGTAGTGGCAAGACTGCATCCAGAAGGAGAGAAATAGGCTGATTGCACAGATTTTTTGTGAGGAAATGTCCTCAAGGCTGTGTGCTTAGGCCCTCCAATACATCTCAAATCCCAAGTACACGCAGTTCCATCAGAGGAACTGGTAGCTACAATATGAGAGCTTTGAGGGTTGAAATCTATTGTATTAATTCTAGCTTCATGCAAATCCCAGTGGGATGAACATTTTCCTATCCTGTTATCCAATACTGCCAGACCCCCTTTACCCTCAGAGAAGTATAAGCAGTTTGCATCATTCTTTGGTTGTGAGAGAGCATATATGCATCCATTATCACTTTCACTACCATTATAAACCATATCAAAAATTTCCTTCTCTGCATCCATCATCCGAATAAATCCATCATAACAACTTGTGTATATCTGCATACAAATCAATGATCACAACATCAGACAATTCGTTCAAACCATAAAATTAAGGAAGTTATAAAATTATCTTATAAACGAATTTGTTCAAACTAATATAAAACTAAAAAGTTGAACATATATCACAGATATCATAATTCATAAGGataaataactaattaattcATAATTCAGAACTTACAATTCACACACCTTTGACAAGCAATGTTGTTGAAACAAAATCCCAGAAATGGGAGCCTCGTGTGGATGGTACAAAAAAATCTCACTTTCTCCAACTTTCCAAAACCCAATATCCCCAAATATGTCAGCAGCTGCTATCATGTTAACATCCTTGGAAGGACAAAACTGCACTTGAGTTATCCTTCCAGGAAGGACGCTTGCTATATTTTCAGGATCCAGAGACAAAGATTCCAAGTCGAGGGAACACTCGGTTTTGATCTTTTTTGCAGACCCATTAAGTTTTTCTTCTGAGAGCTCCTTATTCGACATACCAACAAGTGATTCAATAAAAGAACGATCAGAATCATCTACGCCTTTGTAAGCATCCTTCATGGAAATAGGACCCAAATTTTGAACAAAGTTCTTAGCTTTATTGGGGGAATTATGAGTAGAAGTGTTGGATTTTAAAAATAACCCTTCTGAATCAGGTGGAATACCTCTTTTTCGAAGTGAGTGTCTGCTAACAATTGGGGTTTCAGTTTTGGGTTTTTTGTCCGATTTTACTTTGGATTTGGTAACAATCCTGAAAATTGCAAATTATGAACATCAATTATCAATACAAACGAGTATTGAAGTTGAATTAAAAGGGGGAAATTATTGATGAAGCATGAAATAAAAAAGATAGAAATGGAGAAGAAAAATACTTGGAATGATTGGATAGTGCGGTGGCTTTGGATTGAACATTGAGTGCAGCCATCATTTCATTGTTGCGACGAATGTTTTCGAGTCGCTTGCGTTCATACTCGTTGAGTTTCGGAGACGACGCCATTGAAATCGAAGAGAATGAAGAAGATGTCAGGGTTTTGATTTTGGAATATGAATAGTTagaaaaaataattgtgttccgagaattttatattaatttgtcattaaaatatatatttgcgCGGGAACTCAAAAATTAATCTGGCGGTAAACAAGTGATTGTGTGGTAAATTTATATAGGACTCCCTCTGGCGTGctaattataaacaaatattattttttaagtttattgaGTAATGAATATATTTGGTCTACGTAAAAcagatatttttattattaaataaatttaaaaacagaatatttactataataataaCAAAAGAGAATATATCATATTGATTAACTATAAGTATCACTTATCTACCAATAAAATTTCTGCCTACTGATCGGGAGgaggatggaaccacttgatgctagAAGTCTCCCTCGAACTGGACTAAATCGGTggtataaagcaaaaaaaaaataaaaattctaccTACTGATTAACTATAAGTATCATCTATCTACCAATAAAACTTCTGCCTACTATTGATTACAAGAAATATTTATCATTTCTCGGTAAATTTTAAATAACATTATTTTCAAATcgctattaattaattttatgtaaATTGATTTAGAATATGCCAcacaatataaaaatttaattttaatatttataatttagaaaTAATTTACAAGTTATTTTGTGTCTATGGGTCCATTTTTATCATTAAGATTTAATTATATCTTTATGTGTGTCAACCAAAGTCTTAAATGGCTAAGGTCAAAATCAGCGTAAATTTATTTTGCATAGTATAAAAGTTACCTTACACTAATCTTACAAGTCCATCGCCCGCCACTGTATAAGAGATCAGTACCACCGATTCAGGATTCTACACCATCTAGTTACACTTAATTTTAGTTCCATATTAAAATATTGGCACTATCTATGGGAATCAACTTTTGATTCCTAAGTTTTCCATTATCTCATGTTCGCCCTGCAGTTCATCAATCTGAAACCTTCTCAGGTCGTCAAGTCAATAGCACTTGAAATCAAACACAAAGATCTAAATCCAAACTACAACGGTGTCAATCAAATCCAATAGCATTTCAACCTCGATTCTTTAAATTTTTGGACTTTTGATTCCTAATAAAATTCCATGAATGGATGATTCAATATCCAAACTCGCATATGCATCAGAGTCATCGAAGAGTGAAGGTAATTACCTCCAGGATCGTGCATAAGATCCCTGATCAGCCTTTCAATCCTGCATCACCTTAATTATCCATCATTAACGCGGTCTTCATCATGACAAATTCAGGATATGGCAAGTCCATAGCAACTCGTGGCGTAGATTATTACCATAGCACCTTCCCTATGTGGCGAAGGGCCTGCCGAACAATGAATGAAGATCATATCACATTGAAACTACTATATCACAATAGAGATAGTGTCGCACAAGAGTTCTTAGATCACGACGAAGTGAACCGAACTCTAAATGCATAATTATCAGTGATTGAAACACTTACCACCGTGAATAATTTTATAAACTACCACAGTGCCAAATATTAGACATTTTGATATCAACTTACCATATTGTATTCTCATCACTGAGATCCATAGTGTTATTACCTTCAATTTTCGACACCAATGTAGGACAAGGCATGAGGGTCAAAGTCCTAAAAGTATGAGTTTAAATGTTTATGCTTTGGTCGAAAAGGTCTCAGTCAACGTGTGAGGTCAATTAATCTAATATGACTCTGTCGAAATAAAGCACCCATGACCTTAGTCAGATTCTTTTCACAATTGAGTTTCTTTGTTACCTGAAGCATAGTCGAAGCAAGTTAAAGTGGATAAGGGCGGATAATTATTCAACGACATGGGAAAGTTTGTATGACAAAATTTGCATGGGtgtgtgtcattttttgtatgtattgtcgtttaTAATGTAAAATCAAATTGATTCAGTACATATATAATATAC
This Vicia villosa cultivar HV-30 ecotype Madison, WI unplaced genomic scaffold, Vvil1.0 ctg.001063F_1_1, whole genome shotgun sequence DNA region includes the following protein-coding sequences:
- the LOC131633022 gene encoding uncharacterized protein LOC131633022 isoform X1; translated protein: MASSPKLNEYERKRLENIRRNNEMMAALNVQSKATALSNHSKIVTKSKVKSDKKPKTETPIVSRHSLRKRGIPPDSEGLFLKSNTSTHNSPNKAKNFVQNLGPISMKDAYKGVDDSDRSFIESLVGMSNKELSEEKLNGSAKKIKTECSLDLESLSLDPENIASVLPGRITQVQFCPSKDVNMIAAADIFGDIGFWKVGESEIFLYHPHEAPISGILFQQHCLSKIYTSCYDGFIRMMDAEKEIFDMVYNGSESDNGCIYALSQPKNDANCLYFSEGKGGLAVLDNRIGKCSSHWDLHEARINTIDFNPQSSHIVATSSSDGTACTWDLRCIGGPKHTALRTFPHKKSVQSAYFSPSGCSLATTSIANTVRIYSGVNLEYKTSVYHFNQTGGWLSTFRAIWGWDNSHLFIGNMDGGVDIVSTVQKATVKTLEIPDIVSTVQKATVKTLETPDMSAIPCRFDAHPYNVGMLAGATSGGQIYVWTDPNLLQSKKHTFTHSSVPDCRIKIEQL
- the LOC131633022 gene encoding uncharacterized protein LOC131633022 isoform X2, with translation MASSPKLNEYERKRLENIRRNNEMMAALNVQSKATALSNHSKNQKIVTKSKVKSDKKPKTETPIVSRHSLRKRGIPPDSEGLFLKSNTSTHNSPNKAKNFVQNLGPISMKDAYKGVDDSDRSFIESLVGMSNKELSEEKLNGSAKKIKTECSLDLESLSLDPENIASVLPGRITQVQFCPSKDVNMIAAADIFGDIGFWKVGESEIFLYHPHEAPISGILFQQHCLSKIYTSCYDGFIRMMDAEKEIFDMVYNGSESDNGCIYALSQPKNDANCLYFSEGKGGLAVLDNRIGKCSSHWDLHEARINTIDFNPQSSHIVATSSSDGTACTWDLRCIGGPKHTALRTFPHKKSVQSAYFSPSGCSLATTSIANTVRIYSGVNLEYKTSVYHFNQTGGWLSTFRAIWGWDNSHLFIGNMDGGVDIVSTVQKATVKTLEIPDIVSTVQKATVKTLETPDMSAIPCRFDAHPYNVGMLAGATSGGQIYVWTDPNLLQSKKHTFTHSSVPDCRIKIEQL